A part of Fimbriiglobus ruber genomic DNA contains:
- a CDS encoding metallophosphoesterase, which translates to MSAGLLTIGLNRPLHVREERLSTRSDACRLMYVSDIHLRRSRSDHLCQQVIESARSSEIDALLLGGDLVDEATELGKLCDLVGALRQVAPVFAVGGNHDRTVGLERVCDAVVGGGGRWIHAGSARLSHDHREIAFSGPAATSVPEADFRVLCAHNPRVWKTARGRGYDLVLAGHLHGCQVVAFEYRDRLFPGAIFYPYCYLSHQAGSTRLVVSRGVSDLVPIRWRCPREVVLCHV; encoded by the coding sequence GTGTCTGCGGGACTGCTGACCATCGGGCTGAACCGACCCCTTCACGTCCGCGAAGAGCGCCTGTCGACCCGGTCGGACGCGTGCCGGCTGATGTACGTGAGCGACATCCATCTTCGGCGGAGCCGGTCCGATCATCTTTGCCAGCAGGTAATCGAATCCGCGCGGTCCTCCGAAATCGATGCCCTACTCCTGGGGGGCGACCTGGTCGACGAAGCGACGGAGCTGGGCAAGCTGTGCGATCTGGTCGGCGCGCTCCGCCAGGTCGCGCCGGTCTTTGCGGTGGGCGGCAACCACGACCGAACCGTCGGCCTGGAGCGGGTGTGCGACGCGGTCGTCGGCGGCGGGGGCCGGTGGATTCATGCGGGCAGCGCCCGCCTGTCACACGATCACCGCGAGATTGCCTTCTCCGGCCCCGCCGCGACGTCCGTGCCCGAGGCCGATTTTCGGGTGCTGTGCGCCCACAACCCACGGGTCTGGAAAACGGCACGCGGGCGCGGCTACGACCTGGTTCTGGCCGGACACCTCCACGGCTGTCAGGTGGTGGCCTTCGAGTACCGCGACCGCCTGTTTCCCGGGGCGATTTTCTACCCGTACTGCTATCTGAGCCATCAGGCCGGATCGACGCGGTTGGTGGTCAGTCGCGGCGTGAGCGACCTCGTGCCGATTCGTTGGCGGTGTCCGCGGGAAGTTGTTTTGTGCCACGTGTGA